In one window of Gorilla gorilla gorilla isolate KB3781 chromosome 2, NHGRI_mGorGor1-v2.1_pri, whole genome shotgun sequence DNA:
- the PLCD1 gene encoding 1-phosphatidylinositol 4,5-bisphosphate phosphodiesterase delta-1 isoform X1: protein MQCLGIRSRSRSRELYLQEQSLKVAALNGRRLGLQDDEDLQALLKGSQLLKVKSSSWRRERFYKLQEDCKTIWQESRKVMRTPESQLFSIEDIQEVRMGHRTEGLEKFARDVPEDRCFSIVFKDQRNTLDLIAPSPADAQHWVLGLHKIIHHSGSMDQRQKLQHWIHSCLRKADKNKDNKMSFKELQNFLKELNIQVDDSYARKIFRECDHSQTDSLEDEEIEAFYKMLTQRVEIDRTFAEAAGSGETLSVDQLVTFLQHQQREEVAGPALALSLIERYEPSETAKAQRQMTKDGFLMYLLSADGSAFSLAHRRVYQDMGQPLSHYLVSSSHNTYLLEDQLAGPSSTEAYIRALCKGCRCLELDCWDGPNQEPIIYHGYTFTSKILFCDVLRAIRDYAFKASPYPVILSLENHCTLEQQRVMARHLHAILGPMLLNRPLDGVTNSLPSPEQLKGKILLKGKKLGGLLPPGGEGGPEATVVSDEDEAAEMEDEAVRSRVQHKPKEDKLRLAQELSDMVIYCKSVHFGGFSSPGTPGQAFYEMASFSENRALRLLQESGNGFVRHNVGHLSRIYPAGWRTDSSNYSPVEMWNGGCQIVALNFQTPGPEMDVYQGRFQDNGACGYVLKPAFLRDPNGTFNPRALAQGPWWARKRLNIRVISGQQLPKVNKNKNSIVDPKVTVEIHGVSRDVASRQTAVITNNGFNPWWDTEFAFEVVVPDLALVRFLVEDYDASSKNDFIGQSTIPLNSLKQGYRHVHLMSKNGDQHPSATLFVKISLQD from the exons ATGCAGTGCCTGGGGATCCGGAGCCGGAGCCGCTCCAGGGAGCTCTACCTGCAGGAGCAGAGCCTTAAGGTGGCGGCGCTCAATGGACGGAGGCTGG GCCTACAGGATGATGAGGATCTACAGGCGCTGCTGAAGGGCAGCCAGCTCCTGAAGGTGAAGTCCAGCTCATGGAGGAGAGAGCGCTTCTACAAGTTGCAGGAGGACTGCAAGACCATCTGGCAGGAGTCCCGCAAGGTCATGCGGACCCCGGAGTCCCAGCTGT TCTCCATCGAGGACATTCAGGAGGTGCGAATGGGGCACCGCACGGAGGGTCTGGAGAAGTTCGCCCGTGATGTGCCCGAGGACCGCTGCTTCTCCATTGTCTTCAAGGACCAGCGCAATACACTAGACCTCATCGCCCCATCGCCAGCTGATGCCCAGCACTGGGTGCTGGGGCTGCACAAGATCATCCACCACTCAGGCTCCATGGACCAGCGTCAGAAGCTACAGCA CTGGATTCACTCCTGCTTGcgaaaagctgacaaaaacaaggacaACAAGATGAGCTTCAAGGAGCTGCAGAACTTCCTGAAGGAGCTCAACATCCAGGTGGACGACAGCTATGCCCGGAAGATCTTCAGG GAGTGTGACCACTCCCAGACAGACTCCCTGGAGGATGAGGAGATTGAGGCCTTCTACAAGATGCTGACCCAGCGGGTGGAGATCGACCGCACCTTCGCTGAGGCCGCGGGCTCAGGGGAGACTCTGTCGGTGGATCAGTTAGTGACGTTCCTGCAGCACCAGCAGCGGGAGGAGGTGGCAGGGCCTGCGCTGGCCCTCTCCCTCATTGAGCGCTACGAGCCCAGCGAGACTG CCAAGGCGCAGCGGCAGATGACCAAGGACGGCTTCCTCATGTACTTACTGTCGGCTGACGGCAGCGCCTTCAGCCTAGCACACCGCCGTGTCTACCAGGACATGGGCCAGCCGCTTAGCCACTACCTGGTGTCCTCTTCACACAACACCTACCTGCTGGAGGACCAGCTAGCCGGGCCCAGCAGCACTGAAGCCTACATCCG GGCACTGTGCAAAGGCTGCCGATGCCTGGAGCTTGACTGCTGGGACGGGCCCAACCAGGAACCAATCATCTACCACGGCTATACTTTCACTTCCAAGATCCTCTTCTGCGATGTGCTCAGGGCCATCCGGGACTATGCCTTCAAG GCGTCCCCCTACCCTGTCATCCTATCCCTGGAGAACCACTGCACACTGGAGCAGCAGCGCGTGATGGCGCGGCACCTGCATGCCATCCTGGGCCCCATGCTGTTGAACCGACCACTGGATGGGGTCACCAACAGCCTGCCCTCCCCTGAG CAACTGAAGGGGAAGATCCTGCTGAAGGGGAAGAAGCTCGGGGGGCTCCTGCCCCCTGGAGGGGAGGGTGGCCCTGAGGCCACTGTGGTGTCTGACGAAGACGAGGCTGCTGAGATGGAGGATGAGGCAGTGAGGAGCCGTGTGCAGCACAAGCCCAAG GAGGACAAGCTCAGGCTAGCACAGGAGCTCTCTGACATGGTCATTTACTGCAAGAGTGTCCACTTTGGGGGCTTCTCCAGTCCTGGCACCCCTGGACAGGCCTTCTACGAGATGGCATCCTTCTCTGAGAACCGTGCCCTTCGACTGCTCCAAGAATCAG GAAACGGCTTTGTCCGCCACAACGTGGGGCACCTGAGCAGAATCTACCCGGCTGGATGGAGAACAGACTCCTCCAACTACAGCCCCGTGGAGATGTGGAATGGGGGCTGCCAGATCG TGGCCCTGAATTTCCAGACACCTGGGCCAGAGATGGACGTGTATCAGGGTCGCTTCCAGGACAACGGGGCCTGTGGGTACGTGCTGAAGCCCGCCTTCCTGCGAGACCCCAACGGCACCTTTAACCCCCGCGCCCTGGCTCAGGGGCCCTGGTGGGCACGGAAGCGGCTCAACATCAGG GTCATTTCGGGGCAGCAGCTGCCAAAAGTCAACAAGAATAAGAATTCAATTGTGGACCCCAAAGTGACAGTGGAGATCCATGGCGTGAGCCGGGACGTGGCCAGCCGCCAGACTGCTGTCATCACCAACAATG GTTTCAACCCATGGTGGGACACGGAGTTTGCGTTTGAGGTAGTTGTGCCTGACCTTGCCCTCGTCCGCTTCTTGGTGGAAGATTATGATGCCTCCTCCAAGAATGACTTCATTGGCCAGAGTACCATCCCCTTGAACAGCCTCAAGCAAG GATACCGCCATGTCCACCTCATGTCTAAGAACGGGGACCAGCATCCATCAGCCACCCTCTTTGTGAAGATCTCCCTCCAGGACTAG
- the PLCD1 gene encoding 1-phosphatidylinositol 4,5-bisphosphate phosphodiesterase delta-1 isoform X2: MDSGRDFLTLHGLQDDEDLQALLKGSQLLKVKSSSWRRERFYKLQEDCKTIWQESRKVMRTPESQLFSIEDIQEVRMGHRTEGLEKFARDVPEDRCFSIVFKDQRNTLDLIAPSPADAQHWVLGLHKIIHHSGSMDQRQKLQHWIHSCLRKADKNKDNKMSFKELQNFLKELNIQVDDSYARKIFRECDHSQTDSLEDEEIEAFYKMLTQRVEIDRTFAEAAGSGETLSVDQLVTFLQHQQREEVAGPALALSLIERYEPSETAKAQRQMTKDGFLMYLLSADGSAFSLAHRRVYQDMGQPLSHYLVSSSHNTYLLEDQLAGPSSTEAYIRALCKGCRCLELDCWDGPNQEPIIYHGYTFTSKILFCDVLRAIRDYAFKASPYPVILSLENHCTLEQQRVMARHLHAILGPMLLNRPLDGVTNSLPSPEQLKGKILLKGKKLGGLLPPGGEGGPEATVVSDEDEAAEMEDEAVRSRVQHKPKEDKLRLAQELSDMVIYCKSVHFGGFSSPGTPGQAFYEMASFSENRALRLLQESGNGFVRHNVGHLSRIYPAGWRTDSSNYSPVEMWNGGCQIVALNFQTPGPEMDVYQGRFQDNGACGYVLKPAFLRDPNGTFNPRALAQGPWWARKRLNIRVISGQQLPKVNKNKNSIVDPKVTVEIHGVSRDVASRQTAVITNNGFNPWWDTEFAFEVVVPDLALVRFLVEDYDASSKNDFIGQSTIPLNSLKQGYRHVHLMSKNGDQHPSATLFVKISLQD, from the exons ATGGACTCGGGCCGGGACTTCCTGACCCTGCACG GCCTACAGGATGATGAGGATCTACAGGCGCTGCTGAAGGGCAGCCAGCTCCTGAAGGTGAAGTCCAGCTCATGGAGGAGAGAGCGCTTCTACAAGTTGCAGGAGGACTGCAAGACCATCTGGCAGGAGTCCCGCAAGGTCATGCGGACCCCGGAGTCCCAGCTGT TCTCCATCGAGGACATTCAGGAGGTGCGAATGGGGCACCGCACGGAGGGTCTGGAGAAGTTCGCCCGTGATGTGCCCGAGGACCGCTGCTTCTCCATTGTCTTCAAGGACCAGCGCAATACACTAGACCTCATCGCCCCATCGCCAGCTGATGCCCAGCACTGGGTGCTGGGGCTGCACAAGATCATCCACCACTCAGGCTCCATGGACCAGCGTCAGAAGCTACAGCA CTGGATTCACTCCTGCTTGcgaaaagctgacaaaaacaaggacaACAAGATGAGCTTCAAGGAGCTGCAGAACTTCCTGAAGGAGCTCAACATCCAGGTGGACGACAGCTATGCCCGGAAGATCTTCAGG GAGTGTGACCACTCCCAGACAGACTCCCTGGAGGATGAGGAGATTGAGGCCTTCTACAAGATGCTGACCCAGCGGGTGGAGATCGACCGCACCTTCGCTGAGGCCGCGGGCTCAGGGGAGACTCTGTCGGTGGATCAGTTAGTGACGTTCCTGCAGCACCAGCAGCGGGAGGAGGTGGCAGGGCCTGCGCTGGCCCTCTCCCTCATTGAGCGCTACGAGCCCAGCGAGACTG CCAAGGCGCAGCGGCAGATGACCAAGGACGGCTTCCTCATGTACTTACTGTCGGCTGACGGCAGCGCCTTCAGCCTAGCACACCGCCGTGTCTACCAGGACATGGGCCAGCCGCTTAGCCACTACCTGGTGTCCTCTTCACACAACACCTACCTGCTGGAGGACCAGCTAGCCGGGCCCAGCAGCACTGAAGCCTACATCCG GGCACTGTGCAAAGGCTGCCGATGCCTGGAGCTTGACTGCTGGGACGGGCCCAACCAGGAACCAATCATCTACCACGGCTATACTTTCACTTCCAAGATCCTCTTCTGCGATGTGCTCAGGGCCATCCGGGACTATGCCTTCAAG GCGTCCCCCTACCCTGTCATCCTATCCCTGGAGAACCACTGCACACTGGAGCAGCAGCGCGTGATGGCGCGGCACCTGCATGCCATCCTGGGCCCCATGCTGTTGAACCGACCACTGGATGGGGTCACCAACAGCCTGCCCTCCCCTGAG CAACTGAAGGGGAAGATCCTGCTGAAGGGGAAGAAGCTCGGGGGGCTCCTGCCCCCTGGAGGGGAGGGTGGCCCTGAGGCCACTGTGGTGTCTGACGAAGACGAGGCTGCTGAGATGGAGGATGAGGCAGTGAGGAGCCGTGTGCAGCACAAGCCCAAG GAGGACAAGCTCAGGCTAGCACAGGAGCTCTCTGACATGGTCATTTACTGCAAGAGTGTCCACTTTGGGGGCTTCTCCAGTCCTGGCACCCCTGGACAGGCCTTCTACGAGATGGCATCCTTCTCTGAGAACCGTGCCCTTCGACTGCTCCAAGAATCAG GAAACGGCTTTGTCCGCCACAACGTGGGGCACCTGAGCAGAATCTACCCGGCTGGATGGAGAACAGACTCCTCCAACTACAGCCCCGTGGAGATGTGGAATGGGGGCTGCCAGATCG TGGCCCTGAATTTCCAGACACCTGGGCCAGAGATGGACGTGTATCAGGGTCGCTTCCAGGACAACGGGGCCTGTGGGTACGTGCTGAAGCCCGCCTTCCTGCGAGACCCCAACGGCACCTTTAACCCCCGCGCCCTGGCTCAGGGGCCCTGGTGGGCACGGAAGCGGCTCAACATCAGG GTCATTTCGGGGCAGCAGCTGCCAAAAGTCAACAAGAATAAGAATTCAATTGTGGACCCCAAAGTGACAGTGGAGATCCATGGCGTGAGCCGGGACGTGGCCAGCCGCCAGACTGCTGTCATCACCAACAATG GTTTCAACCCATGGTGGGACACGGAGTTTGCGTTTGAGGTAGTTGTGCCTGACCTTGCCCTCGTCCGCTTCTTGGTGGAAGATTATGATGCCTCCTCCAAGAATGACTTCATTGGCCAGAGTACCATCCCCTTGAACAGCCTCAAGCAAG GATACCGCCATGTCCACCTCATGTCTAAGAACGGGGACCAGCATCCATCAGCCACCCTCTTTGTGAAGATCTCCCTCCAGGACTAG